The following proteins are encoded in a genomic region of Arachis stenosperma cultivar V10309 chromosome 4, arast.V10309.gnm1.PFL2, whole genome shotgun sequence:
- the LOC130974914 gene encoding uncharacterized protein LOC130974914: MAVRNPNPNVFLSSATERSLYPLFFLNTPHTKEERNAERERAQRAEKREREELLPRRRCDRRTATVQLRSHCRAFRHHQSHRRRLWSREELAVELLCSAVPSIEPSPSPLRHRRRGLHRRWRGRSRRRWRESKRESEKGRERETMQQRRKGEVFCHQRHASSPPPPPESLVAAMINACLNGATGGVMLLPEPPRGVARNRPCPASAILRFNIHWPGAVSAFRFH, translated from the exons aaaccctaaccctaatgtTTTCCTTTCCTCAGCCACTGAACGCAGCCTCTACCCCCTTTTCTTCCTAAACACCCCACacacaaaagaagaaagaaacgcagagagagagagagcacaaagagcagagaaaagagagagggaAGAGCTCTTGCCCCGCCGCCGCTGTGACCGTCGCACTGCCACCGTTCAACTCCGCTCGCACTGCCGCGCGTTCCGTCATCATCAGAGTCATCGACGCCGTTTGTGGAGCCGCGAGGAGCTCGCCGTCGAGCTGCTTTGCAGCGCCGTCCCGTCCATAGAGCCGAGCCCGAGCCCGCTTCGTCACCGCCGTCGAGGTCTTCATCGTCGCTGGCGCGGTCGGAGCCGCCGTCGTTGGAGAGAGAGCAAGCGCGAATCTGaaaaagggagagagagagagacgaTGCAACAGAGGAGGAAAGGAGAAGTCTTCTGTCATCAACGCCACGCCTCTTCACCACCGCCGCCGCCGGAATCTCTGGTTGCCGCCATGATTAATG CATGTCTCAATGGAGCCACTGGCGGGGTGATGCTGCTGCCGGAACCACCGCGGGGTGTTGCTAGGAATCGCCCCTGCCCTGCTTCCGCTATACTTAGGTTCAACATCCATTGGCCTGG AGCTGTTTCTGCCTTTCGATTCCATTGA